The Pseudomonadota bacterium genome includes a region encoding these proteins:
- a CDS encoding MBL fold metallo-hydrolase, with protein MKPSFQPLLANDPFADPVLLLDFVFARRALLFDAGDLRAIPTRKLLRVSDVFVSHRHMDHFADFDWLLRLNLGRPKRLRVYGPEGLVDAIGHKLAAYSWNLVANYAEAMEVEAIEMLSSASARRVLFRCQNRF; from the coding sequence ATGAAACCCTCTTTTCAGCCATTGCTTGCGAACGATCCTTTTGCCGATCCCGTCTTGCTGCTGGATTTTGTCTTTGCCCGCCGGGCTCTGTTGTTTGATGCGGGAGATCTGCGCGCCATTCCCACCCGCAAACTGCTGCGTGTGAGCGATGTGTTTGTGTCTCACCGGCACATGGATCATTTCGCCGATTTCGATTGGTTGCTGCGGCTCAACCTGGGCCGCCCCAAGCGTTTGCGGGTGTACGGGCCGGAAGGATTGGTGGACGCTATCGGCCACAAACTGGCCGCGTACAGTTGGAATCTGGTGGCCAACTACGCCGAGGCGATGGAGGTGGAAGCCATCGAAATGCTTTCAAGCGCCTCCGCCCGTCGGGTGCTGTTTCGTTGTCAAAACCGCTTTC